A single region of the Duganella sp. BuS-21 genome encodes:
- a CDS encoding Crp/Fnr family transcriptional regulator: MNAMNISPAATQSISLIGAQQNDLLRALNRDDLLALFSNLDLVTLPEGKHLFDYGDTVEYTYFPTNAIISLQYVMEDGATTEIAVVGREGVVGVALHQTERASYAAVVQTAGYGYRLKTSVLREVFYTGGPLAQQLMRYTSMMFAQLAQSVAGSRHTSIEQKLCRWLLERLDRSLSNELKVTQEMIANMLGVRRESITGAAGKLSQEGLIAYRRGCVTVLDRDGMERRAGSCYQGRVNNTAPAQVRYAA; the protein is encoded by the coding sequence ATGAACGCTATGAATATTTCCCCAGCCGCCACCCAGTCCATCAGCCTGATCGGCGCCCAGCAGAACGATTTGCTGCGTGCTCTCAACCGCGATGACCTGCTGGCCCTGTTCAGCAATCTGGATCTGGTGACCTTGCCGGAAGGGAAGCATCTGTTTGACTATGGTGACACTGTCGAGTACACCTATTTCCCCACAAACGCCATCATCTCCCTTCAGTACGTGATGGAAGACGGCGCCACTACCGAGATCGCCGTTGTCGGTCGCGAAGGGGTGGTTGGCGTGGCCCTGCATCAAACCGAGCGCGCCAGCTACGCTGCCGTGGTGCAAACCGCCGGTTACGGCTATCGCCTGAAAACCTCGGTGCTGCGTGAAGTGTTCTATACCGGCGGCCCGCTGGCTCAGCAACTGATGCGCTACACCAGCATGATGTTCGCCCAACTGGCGCAAAGCGTGGCCGGCAGCCGTCATACCAGCATCGAGCAGAAACTGTGCCGCTGGTTGCTGGAACGCTTGGACCGTTCCCTGTCCAACGAATTGAAAGTGACGCAGGAAATGATCGCCAATATGCTGGGCGTGCGACGTGAAAGCATCACCGGCGCGGCCGGTAAGCTGTCTCAGGAAGGTTTGATTGCATATCGTCGCGGTTGCGTTACGGTGCTGGACCGCGATGGCATGGAACGTCGCGCAGGCAGCTGCTACCAGGGCCGCGTCAACAATACGGCGCCGGCCCAGGTACGTTACGCAGCGTAA
- a CDS encoding SulP family inorganic anion transporter, with translation MWSSQFSKNALAGLTTSFALVPECIAFALVAHLNPLTGLYGAFFICTLTAIVGGRPGMISGAAGSMAVVIVALVAQHGLQYFLATVVLSGLIMLLFGVLRLGKLVSMVPHPVMLGFVNGLAIVIAWSQLQHFKLNGAWLQGSALVWMCGLVLLTMAIVYVLPRLTKALPPALVAIVGVGLLSEALHLPVHTLGDMARIAGGLPAFALPEVPMTLETLHIIFPYAALMAVVGLLETLLTFNLTDEITETRGVPNRECVALGVANVTSGLFGGMGGCAMIGQTMINLSSGGRTRVSGAVSGIMILLFILFLSPLIERIPLAALVGVMFVVAQQTFAWSSLQVLGKVPRHDALLIVAVTAITVATDLATAVLCGIVMAALSFAWRHAREIRADVATVDDAKIYTTHGTLFFASIARFNDLFDPLGDPQQVVLDCRHMRLADHSAVVAVATLSERYVRAGKVLQVQHLSKRCATLLQRSGVMATV, from the coding sequence ATGTGGTCTTCCCAATTTTCTAAAAACGCATTGGCTGGCTTGACCACGTCGTTTGCGCTGGTCCCTGAATGCATCGCTTTTGCGTTGGTGGCGCACCTGAATCCGCTGACCGGCCTGTATGGTGCGTTTTTCATCTGCACGCTGACCGCCATTGTTGGTGGCCGTCCCGGGATGATTTCCGGCGCCGCCGGGTCGATGGCGGTGGTGATCGTGGCGCTGGTGGCACAGCACGGCTTGCAGTATTTCCTGGCGACGGTGGTGCTCAGCGGGCTGATCATGCTGTTATTTGGCGTGTTGCGGCTCGGTAAACTGGTCAGCATGGTGCCGCATCCGGTGATGCTGGGCTTCGTCAACGGGCTGGCGATCGTGATCGCCTGGTCCCAACTTCAGCATTTCAAGCTGAATGGCGCCTGGCTGCAGGGTAGCGCGCTGGTCTGGATGTGCGGCCTGGTGCTGCTGACCATGGCCATCGTATATGTACTGCCGCGCCTGACCAAGGCGTTGCCGCCGGCGCTGGTGGCCATCGTCGGCGTCGGCCTGCTGTCGGAGGCGCTGCATCTGCCCGTGCACACGCTGGGCGATATGGCGCGCATCGCCGGCGGCCTGCCGGCGTTCGCCTTGCCGGAAGTGCCGATGACGCTGGAGACCTTGCACATCATCTTCCCCTACGCCGCGCTGATGGCGGTGGTCGGCCTGCTGGAAACGCTGCTGACCTTCAATCTCACCGATGAAATCACCGAAACGCGCGGCGTGCCGAATCGTGAGTGTGTGGCGCTGGGCGTGGCCAACGTGACGTCGGGGCTGTTCGGCGGCATGGGCGGTTGTGCGATGATCGGCCAGACCATGATCAACTTGAGTTCCGGCGGCCGCACGCGCGTCTCGGGCGCGGTCAGCGGGATAATGATATTACTGTTTATACTGTTTTTGTCGCCGCTGATCGAACGCATTCCGCTGGCGGCGCTGGTGGGTGTGATGTTCGTGGTGGCGCAGCAGACCTTTGCGTGGAGTTCCTTGCAGGTGCTGGGCAAGGTGCCGCGTCATGATGCCTTGCTGATCGTCGCCGTGACGGCGATTACGGTGGCGACTGACCTGGCGACGGCGGTGTTATGCGGCATCGTGATGGCGGCGCTGAGTTTCGCCTGGCGCCATGCGCGCGAGATCCGCGCGGATGTGGCGACGGTGGACGACGCCAAAATCTACACGACGCACGGTACGCTGTTCTTCGCTTCGATCGCCCGCTTCAACGATTTGTTCGACCCGCTGGGCGACCCGCAGCAGGTGGTGCTCGATTGCCGCCACATGCGCCTGGCCGATCATTCCGCCGTGGTGGCGGTCGCCACGCTGAGCGAGCGCTACGTCAGGGCCGGCAAGGTGCTGCAAGTGCAGCACCTGTCCAAACGCTGCGCAACACTGTTGCAACGCTCGGGCGTGATGGCTACGGTGTAA
- a CDS encoding DUF29 domain-containing protein, whose amino-acid sequence MHTLAQPHATSKYDQDWVLWIDAQVRLISERRFSELDIENLVEELDGMKKQYAHELDSRLTVLIMHLLKCQYQKNYPQNKWRSTLIEQRRRISLLVASAPSMRAQLLPFARDCYPTARRRAALETRLALEVLPAQLPYSIEQILDQDFTP is encoded by the coding sequence ATGCACACGCTGGCCCAGCCCCATGCCACCTCAAAGTACGACCAAGATTGGGTCCTGTGGATAGACGCGCAGGTCCGTCTGATATCGGAAAGAAGGTTCTCGGAATTGGATATCGAGAATCTGGTCGAGGAGCTCGACGGCATGAAGAAGCAATATGCACACGAACTGGACAGCCGGCTGACGGTGCTGATCATGCATCTGCTCAAATGCCAATACCAGAAAAACTATCCGCAGAATAAATGGCGCTCCACCTTGATAGAACAGCGCCGCAGGATTTCGCTGCTGGTGGCAAGCGCGCCCAGCATGCGAGCGCAATTACTGCCATTCGCCCGCGACTGCTACCCGACCGCACGCCGCCGCGCTGCACTGGAAACGCGGCTGGCGCTGGAAGTACTGCCCGCGCAACTGCCCTATTCCATCGAACAGATACTCGATCAGGACTTTACACCGTAG
- a CDS encoding catalase: MKNLTTAAGAPVVDNQNTQTAGPRGPVLLQDVWHLEKLAHFAREVIPERRMHAKGSGAYGTFTVTNDISQYTRAALFSEVGKKTEVFARFSTVAGERGAADAERDIRGFAVKFYTEQGNWDIVGNNTPVFFFRDPLKFPDLNHVVKRDPKTNLRNAENNWDFWTLLPEALHQVTIVMSDRGIPKGYRHMHGFGSHTYSFISAGNQRFWVKFHFVSQQGIDNLSDAEAAALVGVDRESSQRDLFDAIERHEFPRWKLAVQIMPEADASKVPYHPFDLTKVWPHKDYPLIDVGILELNRNAENYHAEVEQSAFSPANVVPGVSFSPDKMLQSRLFSYGDAARYRLGVNHHQIPVNAPKCPFHSYHRDGAMRVLPNEGGSTPYEPNSRGEWQESPQFKEPPLSLEGAADHWNHRVDTDYYSQPGNLFRLLTAEKQQLLFENTARAIHGVSKPVQERHIYNCTQADPAYGAGVAAAIAALEGQ, encoded by the coding sequence ATGAAAAATCTCACTACAGCCGCCGGCGCGCCGGTCGTCGACAATCAAAATACCCAAACAGCCGGCCCACGCGGTCCGGTGCTACTGCAAGATGTATGGCACCTGGAAAAGCTGGCCCATTTCGCACGCGAAGTCATCCCCGAGCGCCGCATGCACGCCAAGGGCTCTGGCGCCTACGGCACTTTCACCGTCACCAACGACATCAGCCAGTACACGCGCGCGGCGCTGTTCTCGGAAGTGGGCAAGAAAACCGAGGTCTTCGCGCGCTTCTCGACGGTGGCCGGCGAACGTGGCGCGGCCGATGCCGAACGCGATATTCGCGGCTTCGCCGTCAAGTTCTACACCGAGCAGGGCAACTGGGACATCGTCGGCAATAACACGCCGGTGTTCTTCTTCCGCGATCCGCTGAAATTCCCGGACCTGAACCACGTGGTCAAGCGCGATCCGAAGACCAACCTGCGCAATGCCGAGAACAACTGGGACTTCTGGACCCTGCTGCCGGAAGCGCTGCATCAGGTCACCATCGTCATGAGCGATCGCGGCATTCCGAAGGGCTACCGCCACATGCATGGCTTCGGCAGCCACACCTACAGCTTCATTAGCGCCGGCAATCAACGCTTCTGGGTGAAATTCCACTTCGTCAGCCAGCAAGGCATCGACAACCTGAGCGATGCCGAAGCGGCCGCGCTGGTCGGCGTTGATCGCGAAAGCTCGCAGCGCGACCTGTTCGACGCCATCGAGCGCCATGAATTCCCGCGCTGGAAGCTGGCGGTGCAGATCATGCCGGAAGCGGATGCGTCTAAAGTGCCGTACCACCCGTTCGACCTGACCAAGGTCTGGCCGCACAAGGATTATCCGCTGATCGACGTCGGCATCCTGGAGCTGAACCGCAATGCGGAGAACTACCACGCGGAAGTGGAGCAATCGGCCTTCTCGCCGGCCAATGTGGTGCCGGGCGTGAGCTTCTCGCCGGACAAGATGCTGCAGTCGCGGCTGTTCTCGTATGGCGATGCCGCGCGCTACCGCCTGGGCGTGAACCATCACCAGATTCCGGTGAATGCGCCGAAGTGTCCGTTCCACAGCTACCATCGCGACGGCGCCATGCGCGTTTTGCCGAACGAAGGCGGCAGCACGCCGTATGAGCCGAACAGTCGTGGCGAATGGCAGGAAAGCCCGCAGTTCAAGGAACCGCCGCTGTCACTGGAAGGCGCGGCCGATCATTGGAACCACCGTGTGGACACCGACTACTACTCGCAGCCGGGCAATCTGTTCCGTCTGTTGACGGCGGAGAAGCAGCAGCTGCTGTTCGAAAACACGGCGCGCGCCATCCACGGCGTATCGAAACCGGTGCAGGAACGCCACATCTACAACTGCACCCAGGCCGATCCGGCCTACGGCGCCGGCGTGGCCGCCGCCATCGCTGCGCTGGAAGGTCAATAA
- a CDS encoding OmpA family protein, with product MKANTKILLAACTIALLSACSTPAPAPTPAPAPAPVAAPAPAPIAAPVPAPVAAPLPAYLDPNSSIYKNRTVFFDFDKYTVKPEFDTLVADHAKFLAANPNVAVKVEGYTDDRGGAEYNLALGQKRAQALITALKVQGVKEGQLEAVSFGKEKATGTDDAARANDRRDVIVYPSK from the coding sequence ATGAAAGCAAATACCAAAATCCTGCTGGCAGCCTGCACCATCGCTCTGCTGAGCGCCTGCTCGACCCCAGCACCTGCACCAACCCCAGCACCGGCGCCGGCACCAGTTGCTGCACCTGCGCCAGCGCCAATAGCCGCGCCAGTACCAGCACCGGTTGCTGCTCCACTGCCAGCGTACCTGGATCCAAACAGCTCGATCTACAAGAACCGCACCGTGTTCTTCGACTTCGACAAGTACACCGTCAAGCCTGAATTCGACACCCTGGTTGCCGACCACGCCAAGTTCCTGGCCGCCAACCCTAACGTGGCAGTGAAAGTCGAAGGCTACACCGATGACCGCGGCGGCGCCGAGTACAACCTGGCCCTGGGCCAGAAGCGCGCGCAAGCCCTGATCACCGCCCTGAAAGTACAAGGCGTGAAAGAAGGTCAGCTGGAAGCCGTCAGCTTCGGTAAAGAAAAAGCCACCGGTACCGACGACGCAGCCCGCGCCAACGACCGTCGTGACGTCATCGTTTATCCAAGCAAATAA
- a CDS encoding ATP-dependent helicase yields MNQPNPNSPRFTPQGLIPTAEQTAIQLAQNKVVLIDANAGAAKTTTLALRIAEALARKLPPEQILALTFTPEARDVLRRRLAEVGVPSTLIERLAVLSFEDFAAWMMDLVDGDDVRQCRDLRALKGYALQAMDRTAERYAGHVDGLELHTHSLALSQFLEVQLGLKATMALDSDVEFMAPEEAAEVLGVPLTDYLTTLEYERLRLDGGAGAVFRGPFDATYDLACNLHGGGRLAEQFPDYRLVLCDELHDLNEAAFRILEALIDRPQCYFVGAGDKDQVIHAKLGASDEYLQRRFAERFPKLQRYPLTQTWRHGPHLAGAMAEFKQKTISSQLPLRTEIQHGHYDSAAECAQRVVFAIRDWKRDGYDLDGCAILIRDRHQSMAIENALVEADIDYRTPPMAGYLQRDEILFLRGLLAIALRDFGAVKSEQVRGAIVDAMVAFSEMKFSARSMDNFKQQIMKSPDLLGELFMIEDERRDGVEPSYREVASEATKHAVIAALAWLSAVDPATPAAAVLTELCERVQLAATARRIFVRAYDAGVINKSIASLLEAAAASGQSLQEFWSAMNAREAFIRRKRDRKSVLIECAANAKGKEFDHVILPFLQDGEFPHPTQPRREEENLFYVAATRARARLTLLSPNDTAQRSSFIAQMRLPKSSAAAEAALERNLAAPAPAPAARLYLTASFHEKDQVKALGAKFDIARRAWYVESDTDLKPFGAWLKK; encoded by the coding sequence ATGAACCAGCCCAATCCGAACTCCCCACGCTTCACACCGCAAGGCCTGATCCCGACCGCCGAACAGACGGCCATCCAGCTGGCGCAGAACAAGGTCGTCCTGATCGACGCCAACGCCGGCGCCGCCAAGACCACCACGCTGGCCCTGCGCATAGCCGAGGCGCTGGCGCGCAAGCTGCCGCCGGAACAGATTTTGGCCCTGACCTTCACGCCCGAGGCGCGCGACGTGCTGCGCCGCCGCCTGGCGGAAGTGGGCGTGCCGTCGACGCTGATAGAACGCCTGGCGGTACTGAGCTTCGAGGACTTCGCCGCCTGGATGATGGACCTGGTGGACGGCGACGACGTGCGCCAGTGCCGCGACCTGCGCGCGCTGAAAGGCTACGCGCTGCAAGCCATGGATCGCACCGCCGAGCGCTACGCCGGCCACGTGGACGGACTCGAACTACACACCCACAGCCTGGCGCTGAGCCAATTCCTGGAAGTGCAACTGGGCCTGAAAGCCACCATGGCGCTCGACAGCGACGTCGAGTTCATGGCGCCGGAGGAAGCGGCCGAAGTACTGGGCGTGCCGCTGACCGACTACCTGACCACGCTGGAATACGAACGGCTGCGCCTCGACGGCGGCGCCGGCGCGGTATTTCGCGGCCCTTTCGACGCCACCTATGACCTGGCCTGCAACCTGCACGGCGGCGGCCGGCTGGCCGAACAGTTTCCCGACTATCGCCTGGTGCTGTGCGACGAGTTGCACGACTTGAATGAAGCGGCGTTCCGCATCCTCGAGGCCCTGATCGACCGGCCGCAATGCTACTTCGTCGGCGCCGGCGACAAGGATCAGGTAATCCACGCCAAGCTGGGCGCCAGCGATGAATACCTGCAGCGCCGCTTCGCCGAACGCTTCCCCAAGCTGCAGCGCTACCCGCTGACGCAAACCTGGCGCCACGGCCCGCACCTGGCCGGCGCCATGGCCGAGTTCAAGCAAAAGACGATTTCCTCACAACTGCCGCTGCGCACCGAGATCCAGCACGGCCACTACGACAGCGCGGCCGAATGCGCGCAGCGCGTGGTGTTCGCCATCCGCGACTGGAAGCGCGACGGCTACGACCTGGACGGCTGCGCCATCCTGATCCGCGACCGCCATCAGTCGATGGCGATTGAAAACGCCCTGGTCGAAGCCGACATCGACTACCGCACACCGCCCATGGCCGGCTATTTGCAGCGCGACGAGATCCTGTTCCTGCGCGGCCTGCTGGCGATCGCGCTACGCGACTTCGGCGCCGTCAAGTCGGAACAGGTGCGCGGCGCCATCGTCGACGCCATGGTGGCCTTCAGCGAAATGAAGTTCTCGGCGCGCAGCATGGACAACTTCAAACAGCAGATCATGAAAAGCCCGGACCTGCTGGGCGAATTGTTCATGATCGAAGACGAGCGCCGCGACGGCGTCGAGCCGAGCTACCGCGAGGTCGCCAGCGAAGCCACCAAGCACGCCGTGATCGCCGCCCTGGCCTGGCTATCCGCCGTGGACCCGGCAACGCCGGCCGCCGCCGTGCTGACCGAACTGTGCGAGCGCGTGCAGCTGGCCGCCACTGCGCGCCGCATCTTCGTGCGCGCCTACGATGCCGGCGTCATCAACAAATCCATCGCCAGCCTGCTGGAAGCGGCGGCCGCCTCGGGCCAGAGCCTGCAGGAATTCTGGAGCGCGATGAACGCGCGCGAGGCCTTCATCCGCCGCAAGCGCGACCGCAAGTCGGTGCTGATCGAATGCGCGGCCAACGCCAAGGGCAAGGAATTCGACCATGTCATCTTGCCTTTCCTGCAAGACGGCGAGTTTCCGCATCCCACGCAGCCAAGGCGTGAGGAGGAAAACCTGTTCTACGTGGCAGCCACCCGCGCCCGCGCCCGCCTGACCCTGCTCTCGCCCAACGACACCGCCCAGCGCAGCAGCTTTATCGCGCAGATGCGCTTGCCTAAATCTTCAGCAGCGGCCGAGGCCGCCCTGGAGCGCAATCTGGCCGCACCCGCGCCGGCGCCCGCTGCGCGCCTGTATTTGACCGCCAGCTTCCATGAAAAAGACCAGGTCAAGGCGCTCGGCGCCAAATTCGACATCGCGCGGCGGGCCTGGTATGTCGAAAGTGATACCGATTTGAAACCTTTTGGCGCTTGGTTAAAAAAATAA